A genomic region of Cannabis sativa cultivar Pink pepper isolate KNU-18-1 chromosome 1, ASM2916894v1, whole genome shotgun sequence contains the following coding sequences:
- the LOC115705217 gene encoding GATA transcription factor 8: MIGPNFMDEIDCGSFFDHIDDLLDFPSDDVDAGLGPSTDNKSFPSIWSTQSNSLPGSDSVFSGNSASDLSAELSVPYEDIVQLEWLSTFVEDSFSGGSLTMNKEDSSTLNKDSSRQQFQTSSPVSVLESSSSCCGEKSGPRSPEATTPGGRRGRARSKRPRPATFNPRPAIQLISPTSSVIDTPQPFVGLKSSSDSENFAESRPMIKIPRQIPVDQKKKKKIRLTFPAPPTEMNQNPTLQAAVRKCMHCEITKTPQWRAGPMGPKTLCNACGVRYKSGRLYPEYRPAASPTFIPSLHSNSHKKVLEMRNKGGELIAVSGTANAMTLNEATTPELIPNTNSSISLDYM, translated from the exons ATGATCGGACCAAACTTCATGGACGAGATTGACTGCGGAAGCTTCTTCGACCACATCGACGACCTTCTTGATTTCCCAAGCGATGACGTCGACGCCGGCTTGGGTCCAAGCACCGACAACAAATCGTTCCCAAGCATTTGGTCAACTCAATCGAACTCGCTCCCCGGTTCCGACTCGGTTTTCTCCGGCAATAGTGCTTCTGACCTCTCCGCCGAGCTCTCTGTTCCG TATGAAGACATTGTCCAATTGGAATGGCTTTCCACATTTGTGGAGGACTCATTTTCTGGTGGAAGTCTCACTATGAACAAAGAAGACTCGTCCACTTTAAACAAGGACTCATCCCGCCAACAGTTCCAAACTTCTAGCCCGGTTTCAGTTCTCGAAAGTAGCTCTTCTTGCTGCGGTGAGAAGAGTGGACCTCGCAGCCCCGAAGCCACCACCCCTGGAGGGCGGCGTGGACGTGCTCGCAGCAAGCGTCCTCGGCCAGCCACATTCAATCCCCGCCCTGCCATTCAACTGATTTCACCAACATCCTCGGTGATTGACACCCCGCAGCCATTTGTTGGCCTTAAGAGCTCATCAGATTCTGAGAATTTCGCTGAGTCTCGCCCAATGATTAAGATTCCTAGACAAATTCCAGTGgatcaaaagaagaaaaagaagatcagACTAACTTTCCCTGCACCCCCTACTGAGATGAATCAAAATCCAACTTTGCAAGCAGCAGTTAGGAAGTGTATGCATTGTGAAATCACTAAGACACCTCAGTGGAGAGCAGGGCCTATGGGGCCGAAAACCCTTTGCAACGCTTGTGGTGTTCGCTACAAATCAGGCCGGCTCTACCCGGAATACAGGCCTGCAGCTAGCCCAACATTCATTCCATCATTGCATTCCAATTCCCACAAGAAAGTTCTTGAGATGAGAAACAAGGGTGGTGAGCTGATAGCTGTGTCTGGAACTGCGAATGCGATGACTTTGAACGAGGCCACCACACCGGAACTTATTCCAAATACAAATAGCAGCATTTCCCTGGATTATATGTGA